A genomic region of Xanthomonas fragariae contains the following coding sequences:
- a CDS encoding GNAT family N-acetyltransferase, whose product MSIPIFAPVRHPDGVVLCDLAVVDPTAMADYHTRNRARLAGAMPLRPPAFYTTEGWRRLCIAYRSAVPGERELQLVLLHGEQVIGTTGFTQIQRGAFQACHMGYGLDAAQQGRGLIQWAATQGIAFAFGPLGLHRVMAQYVPDNLRSARVLQRLGFQIEGYARRYLQLNGVWRDHVLTSRLREDDWGQGVDEH is encoded by the coding sequence ATGAGCATTCCTATATTCGCACCGGTCCGGCATCCCGATGGTGTGGTGTTGTGTGACCTGGCGGTGGTCGATCCGACTGCGATGGCCGACTACCACACGCGCAATCGCGCTCGCTTGGCCGGTGCGATGCCGCTGCGTCCGCCTGCGTTCTACACCACCGAAGGTTGGCGTCGCCTGTGTATCGCGTATCGCAGCGCGGTGCCCGGCGAACGTGAGTTGCAACTGGTGTTGTTGCACGGCGAGCAAGTGATCGGCACGACCGGTTTTACCCAGATCCAGCGCGGCGCATTTCAGGCCTGCCACATGGGTTACGGCCTGGACGCGGCGCAGCAGGGGCGTGGTTTGATCCAGTGGGCAGCCACGCAAGGCATCGCCTTCGCGTTCGGCCCACTCGGCTTGCATCGAGTGATGGCGCAATACGTCCCCGACAATCTGCGTAGTGCGCGTGTGCTGCAACGGCTGGGTTTCCAGATCGAAGGCTACGCGCGCCGCTATCTGCAATTGAACGGCGTCTGGCGCGACCATGTGCTGACCAGCAGGTTGCGCGAGGACGATTGGGGGCAGGGTGTCGACGAGCATTAA
- a CDS encoding copper homeostasis protein CutC, with translation MNTLGLEVAADSVASALAAQKGGAMRVELCGGLDGGGLTPSFGTLAVARERLQIPLYVLIRPRVGDFVFDAAEVEVMRRDVEQCVRLGCDGVVLGALDRGGQVDMATMRVLIATAGSLGVTFHRAIDVSADPSRALEDAITLGCQRVLTSGARASALAGIDAIAALVRQAGERISVMPGAGVCEHNLLLLRERTCAHEFHASLRSTIAAQVQAPHPYISDLGGDYQRTDAVRVQRMVELLHVS, from the coding sequence ATGAATACCTTGGGACTGGAAGTGGCTGCCGACTCGGTAGCCTCGGCACTTGCTGCGCAAAAGGGCGGTGCAATGCGCGTGGAGCTTTGCGGCGGCCTGGATGGCGGCGGGCTGACGCCTTCGTTCGGGACACTGGCGGTGGCACGCGAGCGCTTGCAGATTCCGTTGTATGTGCTGATTCGTCCACGGGTGGGCGATTTCGTGTTCGATGCGGCCGAGGTCGAGGTAATGCGGCGCGATGTGGAGCAATGCGTGCGGCTAGGTTGCGACGGCGTGGTGCTGGGCGCACTGGACCGGGGCGGGCAGGTGGATATGGCCACGATGCGGGTGTTGATCGCGACCGCAGGTTCGCTCGGCGTGACCTTCCATCGCGCGATCGATGTCAGTGCTGATCCGTCGCGCGCATTGGAAGACGCAATCACGTTGGGATGCCAGCGCGTGTTGACCTCAGGTGCGCGTGCAAGCGCCCTCGCGGGCATCGACGCCATTGCCGCATTGGTGCGCCAGGCCGGGGAGCGTATCAGCGTGATGCCCGGGGCTGGCGTCTGCGAGCACAACCTTCTGCTCTTGCGCGAACGCACCTGCGCACACGAATTTCATGCCTCCTTGCGCAGCACGATCGCCGCGCAAGTGCAGGCTCCGCATCCTTACATCAGCGACCTGGGCGGGGACTATCAACGCACCGATGCGGTCCGGGTGCAGCGGATGGTGGAGTTGTTGCATGTCAGTTGA
- a CDS encoding IS30 family transposase, which yields MSSSRLDLSERYRLHALYETGMSLRAMADALERAPSTISRELRRNQHARQYLPDHAQRLSEHRRTQASRRPRIDAERITQIEVLLGEDFSPEQIAGRTGLASQEWIYRHIYADQKRGGQLFTHLRKRRRKRRRRGMRDGRGQLTHRRSWTQRPSVVEQRSRIGDWELDIIRASHGKAVVVSMTERRSRLHLLAYSSDGTAENVRNAIVQRLGGLRHTVHTLTADNGKEFADHRLIAVCLQRDFYFADPYCAWQLGSNENANGLTRQSLPRQTDFSTITDAHLRWIEQRLYNRPRNILGFKTPPEVFSEEVLNSVANRS from the coding sequence ATGTCATCCAGCCGCCTGGACCTGTCAGAACGATACCGTCTACATGCGTTATACGAAACCGGCATGTCGCTGCGCGCCATGGCCGATGCGTTGGAGCGTGCGCCCAGCACGATCAGCCGCGAACTGCGTCGCAACCAGCACGCTCGGCAGTATCTGCCAGATCACGCGCAGCGCCTCAGCGAGCATCGGCGCACGCAGGCCAGCCGGCGTCCACGCATCGACGCTGAGCGCATCACACAGATCGAGGTCTTGCTGGGCGAGGACTTCAGCCCGGAACAGATTGCAGGTCGCACCGGCTTGGCCAGTCAGGAATGGATCTATCGGCACATCTACGCCGACCAGAAGCGCGGTGGTCAGTTGTTCACGCATCTACGCAAGCGCCGGCGCAAGCGCCGTCGGCGGGGCATGCGCGATGGCCGCGGGCAGCTGACACATCGGCGCAGCTGGACACAGCGCCCAAGCGTGGTGGAGCAACGAAGCCGTATCGGTGACTGGGAGCTGGATATCATCAGGGCCTCACACGGAAAGGCCGTGGTGGTCAGCATGACCGAACGCCGCAGTCGCCTGCATCTGCTGGCTTACTCGTCTGACGGCACCGCCGAGAACGTACGCAACGCCATCGTCCAGCGGCTGGGTGGCCTACGCCATACAGTGCACACCCTCACCGCCGACAACGGCAAGGAGTTTGCTGATCATCGGCTCATTGCCGTCTGCTTGCAGAGAGATTTCTACTTTGCAGATCCGTACTGCGCATGGCAGCTAGGCAGCAACGAAAATGCCAACGGGTTGACGCGCCAGTCCTTGCCACGACAGACCGATTTTAGCACCATCACCGATGCGCACCTACGATGGATCGAGCAGCGGCTCTACAATCGTCCGCGCAACATACTCGGATTCAAAACGCCCCCCGAAGTCTTCTCCGAGGAGGTCCTCAACAGCGTTGCGAATCGGAGTTGA
- a CDS encoding HNH endonuclease: MADTPLSVNVRGDAASAFRSHFNIDSAQQAAEAASNVDGLFAAGGHPWADEPGRLSRRDVFDWAAEETKRRFDKGIYKDGELAASKPHKDGEDQTGSSQHVAHEGDWKAVCSEPDFCKVGNRVVPFDSYADINQHVKASPDVKAQGTPVYRVGDTHKGVKGDAGAHVVAGTSQGGGHVQFLTGQSNVKVNNQPVVRQDSLCKVNCDAAGVGGALGRVVTVEKSARSEAEPSGKPNAQLQALLDEDQDQRSWWQKTKDATSGAWASTQRIAEASWNNPADTGVGVLKGIGNLPSDLWNLGVVGSKYATIGGIASTATVADSLNQAARAAYQAGDIAKANALAGRAGEMMSSGYVDDIFELKNDAQKGGSFLSMFVPVGAVAKGAGALGKAARGARALNEAADAARGLEAAADIGRGTESLADAGKADELGKGVDAASAGVHVAQLSRAERYAQLIKSNKPWSWKKDFPDGEKLTAGEKAAIKREAIEKGLIPDVQFKEGTKFPDFEKAGLIEKVDNLPEELWKSGDPAQFRWLDSRIPGGKPEGFTWHHSEIPGRMELVPFGPHNIINHQGGRSPGLWAAGSR; this comes from the coding sequence ATGGCTGACACCCCTCTAAGTGTCAATGTCCGCGGTGATGCTGCGAGCGCCTTTCGCAGCCACTTCAATATCGACAGCGCGCAACAGGCCGCGGAGGCAGCATCCAACGTCGATGGGCTTTTCGCCGCAGGGGGACATCCCTGGGCCGACGAGCCAGGCAGGCTATCCCGCCGCGATGTATTCGATTGGGCGGCGGAGGAAACCAAACGGCGCTTCGACAAGGGCATCTACAAGGACGGCGAACTCGCTGCCTCCAAGCCACACAAAGACGGGGAAGATCAGACCGGTAGCTCGCAACATGTTGCCCATGAGGGTGATTGGAAGGCGGTGTGTAGCGAGCCGGACTTCTGCAAGGTCGGCAACAGGGTCGTGCCGTTCGATAGCTATGCCGACATCAATCAGCACGTGAAGGCGTCTCCCGACGTCAAGGCGCAAGGCACGCCGGTCTACCGGGTCGGCGATACGCACAAAGGTGTGAAGGGCGATGCGGGCGCGCATGTGGTGGCCGGTACCTCGCAAGGCGGCGGTCACGTTCAATTCCTCACTGGTCAGAGTAATGTCAAGGTCAACAATCAGCCGGTGGTGCGCCAGGACAGCTTGTGTAAGGTCAACTGCGACGCTGCCGGCGTGGGCGGTGCCCTGGGCCGGGTGGTCACTGTCGAGAAGTCCGCGCGTAGCGAAGCGGAGCCCTCGGGCAAGCCCAACGCCCAGTTGCAGGCGCTGCTGGATGAGGATCAGGATCAGCGTTCTTGGTGGCAGAAGACCAAGGATGCCACCTCGGGCGCCTGGGCCAGCACCCAACGCATCGCGGAAGCCAGCTGGAACAACCCGGCAGACACGGGGGTCGGTGTTCTCAAGGGCATCGGTAACCTGCCATCGGACCTGTGGAACTTGGGTGTGGTGGGCTCCAAGTACGCCACGATCGGCGGGATCGCGAGCACCGCGACGGTCGCCGATAGCCTGAACCAGGCGGCACGAGCCGCCTACCAGGCCGGGGACATCGCGAAGGCGAATGCGCTGGCTGGCCGTGCCGGCGAGATGATGTCCTCCGGCTATGTGGACGACATCTTCGAGCTCAAGAATGATGCCCAGAAGGGCGGTTCATTTTTGTCAATGTTCGTCCCGGTGGGTGCGGTGGCAAAAGGGGCGGGCGCTTTGGGCAAGGCTGCGCGGGGTGCGCGGGCTTTGAACGAAGCCGCGGATGCGGCCCGCGGCTTGGAAGCTGCAGCTGATATCGGTCGCGGCACGGAGAGCTTGGCGGATGCTGGCAAAGCAGATGAACTAGGAAAAGGGGTTGATGCCGCAAGCGCCGGCGTGCATGTGGCGCAGCTGAGTCGCGCAGAGCGTTATGCTCAACTCATTAAGTCTAACAAACCGTGGTCTTGGAAAAAGGACTTCCCGGATGGGGAGAAGCTAACGGCGGGAGAGAAAGCCGCTATCAAACGAGAGGCCATCGAAAAGGGGCTGATCCCCGATGTTCAGTTCAAGGAGGGCACCAAGTTCCCAGACTTCGAGAAAGCTGGACTTATAGAGAAGGTGGACAACCTGCCGGAAGAGCTCTGGAAATCTGGCGACCCCGCACAATTCAGGTGGCTTGATTCTCGTATTCCGGGTGGTAAACCGGAGGGCTTCACTTGGCACCACTCAGAAATTCCCGGTAGAATGGAGTTGGTGCCTTTTGGGCCGCATAACATCATCAATCACCAGGGCGGTAGGTCCCCCGGTCTTTGGGCTGCAGGGAGTAGATAA
- a CDS encoding DUF2169 family type VI secretion system accessory protein encodes MATIDNRSGFPHAWVEKTGPGGIVYDMLAVRGTFDFAAGEGAVSRSPQQMPIVYGDEYDGAAAEQPLRSVLRREGDLALLKPATDVYLTGTARATNGIPQRTWIAGLRVGPVRKVLRLHGPRSFERAWGRWRLSPAEPTDSVPLDYRHAFGGSFSLQEEEGAPATHVYKLDNPAGCGWLPGPVDVKDLSKPARKQLQADLSRLKRLQAPQIEALDQPVRHPDQPLAAQGFGPLPRWCQPRLQYAGTYDERWQSERYPLLPEDFDARFYQSAHPDLICAGFLKGDEAIAMMGLLPERAAVMRLPGEAVLAAATGASGKKQAGPLVLDTVGVDLDARQVHLVWRGTFEREDPIQHVSLGSIIFAEVSGSPLAAEKGHG; translated from the coding sequence ATGGCCACCATCGACAACCGCAGTGGCTTTCCCCATGCCTGGGTGGAAAAGACCGGTCCGGGCGGTATTGTCTACGACATGCTGGCCGTTCGCGGCACCTTTGATTTTGCCGCGGGCGAGGGCGCGGTGTCGCGCTCCCCGCAGCAGATGCCGATCGTATACGGCGACGAATATGATGGCGCGGCCGCCGAGCAACCATTGCGTTCGGTATTGCGCCGAGAAGGTGACCTCGCCTTGCTCAAGCCGGCGACGGACGTCTACCTTACTGGCACGGCCCGCGCGACCAACGGCATCCCTCAGCGCACCTGGATCGCAGGCCTGCGGGTGGGCCCAGTGCGCAAGGTGCTTCGCTTGCACGGGCCACGCAGCTTCGAGCGCGCCTGGGGCCGCTGGCGGCTCTCGCCTGCCGAACCTACCGATTCGGTGCCACTGGACTACCGGCATGCGTTCGGAGGCAGTTTTTCGCTGCAGGAAGAGGAAGGAGCGCCGGCCACGCACGTGTACAAACTGGACAATCCGGCAGGCTGTGGTTGGCTCCCAGGACCGGTGGATGTCAAGGATTTGTCTAAGCCGGCGCGTAAACAGTTGCAGGCCGACCTATCTCGCCTCAAGCGGCTACAGGCACCGCAGATCGAGGCCCTGGACCAGCCGGTCCGCCATCCTGATCAGCCCTTGGCCGCTCAGGGATTCGGCCCTCTCCCCCGTTGGTGCCAGCCTCGACTGCAATATGCCGGCACCTACGACGAGCGCTGGCAGTCCGAACGCTACCCGTTGCTGCCGGAGGATTTCGACGCGCGCTTTTACCAGAGCGCCCACCCAGATCTGATCTGCGCTGGGTTTCTGAAAGGTGACGAGGCCATCGCGATGATGGGGTTGCTGCCGGAGCGGGCGGCGGTAATGCGCTTGCCGGGCGAGGCCGTGTTGGCAGCGGCCACTGGGGCTAGCGGCAAGAAGCAGGCAGGTCCGCTGGTCCTGGATACCGTCGGCGTCGACCTCGATGCGCGCCAGGTGCACTTGGTGTGGCGAGGTACTTTTGAGAGAGAGGATCCAATACAGCACGTCTCGCTGGGATCGATCATCTTTGCCGAGGTCAGCGGTAGCCCGCTGGCCGCGGAGAAAGGACATGGCTGA
- a CDS encoding type VI secretion system Vgr family protein has product MLERQTSRLMRLSFPNDDGPSAVLLPEKLVADEALSRDFEYTLTLLSEDAAIPAKSLIGKMATIELVRRDGGPRYFNGYVFEFGRISTDGGIAHYRMVLRPWMAFLHFRQNSGPIQQTTIAALTDEILGRYQFHDYRTQLGSVPDLTQTAVMQWGESDANFLHRWWEVRGWYYGYEHRADGHTLVLCDDSAQARAIDGRSQVRYFTEGGPDDDDAIAEWSPARRLSSTHYSVSSFDFKNPQRPLTALVPTINQQGDVPELEVYEHTGAYGFRTVEDGEQRAKLSMEAIEAKAKHYEGRSNSPRLQPNRHFDLIEHFEHDQDAEDDRRFFVVSVRHEVVNNHLADEPARYSNVAVAIRQNVPWRPGRGYNSDWPRAYGLHSAVVVGPEGEEIDCDEYGRVAVQFLNDRVGQYNEKSYYRVRVATPMGGDRFGFQAVPRIGQEVIMQFLDGDPDRPMITGVVSNQQHMPPWTLPNNKTQTGILTRSTQGGGYENANALRFEDKKGEEQVWLHAEKNQDIEVENDESHWVGNDRKKTIDRDETVYVKRDRTETVDRNENITVHNDRQERVDHNERISIGDNRTEDVGQNEKLSIGLNRTKHVGLSERSHIGNNQTINIGRFKSESIGMASLQNVGLGKMTNIGMGYNRNVGMAMISVVGLNRSDHIGKIWSLSAGDKIELKVGSSQLTLTPDAIYLTAKTIHLKAQEVVHADAPKDIHLNSGTAQPAPGFNGTGGAVAGVAGAALGIAGMAGSLGKDHQRIAENNAKAAAPDGAISGVLDRTAPAPAAGTATPPAPVTTGLGADVDRIAADSPALQSDLQALQADRWTIEHGPAGGGSYADRDATPPVIVIDGAQQGNAAQTAQTLSHEVGHAMYDYQPDFSTKDAYVNGALADEGAATLNNIKVQREILNATQQGTDIGIAGNSSNHAAYNAAYEQFLVDGDAAKARETIGGIFGTGERSSVLVNGQQVNYHDYYGDWYDHNSGP; this is encoded by the coding sequence TTGCTGGAACGCCAGACCTCGCGGTTGATGCGACTGAGCTTTCCAAACGACGACGGTCCTTCCGCGGTCCTGCTCCCTGAGAAGCTGGTTGCAGACGAGGCGCTGTCCCGGGATTTCGAGTACACGTTGACGCTCCTCTCCGAGGACGCAGCAATCCCCGCCAAGTCGCTGATAGGCAAGATGGCCACCATCGAGTTGGTGCGCCGCGACGGCGGCCCGCGCTACTTCAACGGCTACGTCTTCGAGTTCGGGCGCATCAGCACGGACGGTGGCATTGCGCACTACCGCATGGTGCTGCGCCCGTGGATGGCGTTTTTGCACTTCCGTCAGAACAGTGGCCCTATTCAACAAACAACGATCGCTGCCCTCACGGACGAGATTCTTGGTCGCTATCAATTCCACGACTATCGGACCCAGTTGGGAAGCGTCCCTGATCTGACACAAACCGCAGTCATGCAGTGGGGTGAGTCCGACGCAAATTTCCTGCACCGCTGGTGGGAAGTAAGGGGTTGGTACTATGGCTACGAACACCGAGCGGACGGCCATACGCTAGTGTTGTGCGATGACTCAGCGCAGGCGCGGGCAATCGATGGCCGATCGCAGGTGCGCTATTTCACCGAAGGTGGACCGGACGATGACGATGCCATCGCCGAATGGTCGCCGGCGCGCCGCTTGTCTTCAACGCACTATTCGGTGAGCAGCTTCGATTTCAAGAATCCTCAGCGCCCCCTGACGGCACTTGTTCCCACGATCAACCAGCAGGGCGACGTGCCCGAGTTGGAGGTTTACGAGCATACCGGCGCCTACGGCTTTAGGACGGTAGAGGATGGCGAGCAACGTGCGAAGCTCAGCATGGAGGCGATCGAGGCCAAAGCCAAGCACTACGAGGGCCGCAGCAATTCACCGAGGCTGCAACCCAACCGCCACTTCGACCTGATCGAGCATTTCGAGCACGATCAGGATGCGGAAGACGATCGCCGTTTCTTTGTCGTGAGCGTGCGCCACGAGGTCGTCAACAATCACCTCGCCGATGAACCCGCCCGGTACAGCAACGTGGCAGTTGCGATCCGGCAGAATGTGCCCTGGCGACCAGGCCGGGGCTATAACAGCGACTGGCCGCGGGCATATGGGTTGCACAGCGCGGTCGTCGTCGGGCCGGAGGGAGAGGAAATCGACTGCGACGAGTACGGGCGAGTTGCGGTGCAGTTCCTCAACGACCGGGTCGGCCAGTACAACGAGAAGAGCTACTACCGGGTGCGGGTTGCAACGCCGATGGGAGGCGACCGGTTCGGCTTCCAAGCGGTTCCGCGCATTGGTCAGGAAGTCATCATGCAGTTTCTTGATGGCGACCCGGATCGGCCGATGATCACTGGTGTGGTATCGAACCAGCAGCATATGCCGCCATGGACCTTGCCGAACAACAAGACTCAAACCGGCATTCTGACGCGCTCCACGCAGGGTGGAGGATATGAGAACGCCAACGCGCTGCGGTTTGAGGACAAGAAGGGCGAGGAGCAAGTGTGGCTCCACGCGGAAAAAAACCAGGACATCGAAGTCGAGAACGATGAATCGCACTGGGTGGGAAACGACCGGAAGAAGACGATCGATCGAGACGAGACGGTTTACGTCAAACGTGATCGTACCGAAACGGTAGATCGTAACGAGAATATCACGGTCCACAACGATCGCCAGGAACGGGTGGACCACAACGAGCGGATATCCATCGGCGACAATCGGACCGAGGATGTGGGCCAGAACGAAAAGCTCTCGATTGGCCTGAACCGGACCAAGCACGTCGGCCTCTCCGAGCGCAGTCATATCGGCAACAATCAGACGATCAATATCGGCCGCTTCAAAAGCGAAAGCATCGGTATGGCCAGCCTTCAGAACGTGGGCTTGGGCAAGATGACCAATATCGGCATGGGCTACAACCGCAACGTCGGCATGGCGATGATTTCGGTGGTTGGGCTAAACCGAAGCGATCATATTGGTAAGATCTGGTCCCTGTCGGCTGGCGACAAGATCGAGTTGAAGGTTGGCAGTTCCCAGCTGACGCTGACTCCGGACGCAATCTACCTCACGGCTAAGACCATCCACCTCAAGGCGCAGGAGGTTGTACACGCCGATGCGCCCAAGGACATCCATCTCAATAGCGGCACTGCCCAGCCCGCTCCCGGATTTAACGGTACTGGTGGTGCGGTTGCGGGCGTTGCCGGTGCCGCCCTCGGTATCGCGGGTATGGCTGGCTCCCTGGGCAAGGATCACCAGCGCATAGCCGAGAACAATGCCAAGGCCGCCGCACCCGATGGCGCGATCAGCGGCGTACTGGACCGCACGGCACCCGCACCAGCCGCCGGCACCGCCACGCCGCCCGCACCGGTAACCACCGGCTTGGGCGCGGATGTGGACAGGATCGCCGCCGACTCACCCGCGCTGCAATCAGATCTGCAGGCGTTGCAGGCGGATCGCTGGACCATCGAACACGGACCCGCAGGCGGAGGATCGTACGCTGATCGCGATGCCACCCCTCCCGTCATCGTCATCGACGGAGCGCAACAAGGCAATGCTGCGCAGACCGCGCAGACTCTGTCGCACGAGGTCGGACATGCCATGTACGACTACCAGCCGGACTTCTCGACGAAGGATGCTTACGTCAATGGTGCCTTGGCCGACGAGGGCGCGGCAACGTTGAACAACATCAAAGTGCAGCGGGAAATCCTGAACGCCACGCAGCAGGGAACCGATATCGGTATCGCGGGCAACAGTTCGAACCACGCGGCCTATAACGCGGCTTATGAACAATTTCTGGTGGATGGGGATGCAGCCAAGGCCCGAGAGACCATTGGCGGGATCTTCGGCACTGGCGAGAGATCTTCTGTCCTAGTCAACGGCCAGCAAGTCAACTATCACGATTACTATGGTGACTGGTATGACCACAACAGCGGTCCGTAG
- a CDS encoding alpha-L-fucosidase, giving the protein MSSHLLSPLRWLAAIGLTALTLPTAIAQNFADVKPSPQQVAWQDLAFGVIVHFNPNTWLDREWGDGTASPKTFNPTNVDPGQWVRAAKSAGASYVILVAKHHDGFALWPTAESNYSVKNSPWMGGKGDLVKLTSDAVRKEGMGFGVYLSPWDRHEPKYADSKAYDTFYAAQLVELASHYGPITEWWLDGAGSAGHVYNFDKYMEELRTYQANAMVFADTALFEYGDVRWVGNEAGFIEGENWNVIDRHGYLRWRPVEVDTPLHKLQWFWHPNSDQTLKSVDELVEIWEKSVGLGGQLVLGIAPDKRGVLPDADVSRLQELGQAIQARYGAGKNLVEGNLKKPDGIDAAVDGDRETFWSAPAGSHSAVLELQFKQPVTFDSALSMEWINDGQLVHKYAVEAWQDGKWVPLAKAQAIGRMKIDHFAPMTASRVRLNIQSSAAAVHIREFQLFNTGVGAR; this is encoded by the coding sequence ATGTCATCACACCTGCTCTCACCGTTGCGCTGGCTGGCCGCAATCGGTCTGACCGCACTGACCTTGCCTACTGCCATCGCGCAGAATTTCGCCGATGTGAAACCCTCGCCGCAGCAGGTGGCCTGGCAGGATCTGGCATTCGGCGTGATCGTGCACTTCAATCCCAACACTTGGCTTGATCGGGAGTGGGGCGACGGCACGGCCAGCCCGAAGACCTTCAACCCTACCAATGTGGATCCGGGCCAGTGGGTGCGCGCGGCCAAATCGGCAGGTGCCAGCTACGTGATTCTGGTGGCCAAGCACCACGACGGCTTTGCGCTGTGGCCTACTGCCGAGAGCAATTACTCGGTCAAGAACAGTCCGTGGATGGGTGGCAAGGGCGACCTGGTCAAGCTCACCAGCGATGCGGTGCGCAAGGAAGGCATGGGCTTTGGCGTGTACCTGTCGCCATGGGATCGCCACGAGCCGAAGTACGCTGATTCGAAGGCCTATGACACGTTCTATGCCGCGCAGCTGGTGGAGCTTGCCTCGCATTACGGTCCTATCACAGAGTGGTGGCTGGACGGCGCCGGCAGTGCCGGGCACGTGTACAACTTCGACAAGTACATGGAAGAGTTGCGCACTTATCAGGCCAACGCGATGGTGTTCGCCGACACCGCCTTGTTCGAGTACGGCGATGTGCGTTGGGTAGGCAATGAGGCCGGTTTCATCGAAGGCGAAAACTGGAACGTGATCGACCGCCACGGTTATCTGCGTTGGCGCCCGGTGGAAGTGGATACGCCGCTGCACAAGTTGCAATGGTTCTGGCATCCCAACAGCGATCAGACGCTCAAGAGCGTGGATGAGCTGGTGGAAATCTGGGAAAAGAGCGTGGGCCTGGGCGGCCAGTTGGTGCTCGGCATTGCGCCGGACAAGCGTGGTGTATTGCCGGACGCAGATGTGAGCCGTCTGCAGGAACTCGGGCAGGCGATTCAGGCGCGTTACGGTGCGGGCAAGAATCTGGTGGAGGGCAACCTCAAGAAGCCCGATGGCATCGACGCAGCAGTGGATGGCGATCGCGAGACGTTCTGGAGCGCGCCGGCGGGGTCGCATAGCGCGGTGCTGGAGCTGCAATTCAAGCAACCGGTGACGTTCGACAGTGCGTTGAGTATGGAGTGGATCAACGACGGGCAGTTGGTGCACAAGTATGCCGTTGAAGCGTGGCAGGACGGTAAGTGGGTGCCGTTGGCGAAGGCGCAGGCGATCGGGCGGATGAAGATCGATCACTTCGCGCCAATGACTGCTTCACGGGTGCGGTTGAATATTCAGTCCAGTGCGGCCGCTGTGCATATTCGTGAGTTTCAGTTATTTAATACTGGGGTCGGGGCGCGTTGA